One part of the Oryzias melastigma strain HK-1 linkage group LG21, ASM292280v2, whole genome shotgun sequence genome encodes these proteins:
- the mfsd9 gene encoding major facilitator superfamily domain-containing protein 9 isoform X2: MESCSSFRAQLFWSDVVGRRYSLLTCLLLSALGYGLLGMSTSIALFVLARIPVGLFKHSLSICRALLSDLVSESERPLVMGHFNAASSVGFILGPVVGGYLTEHEGGFYTSSFTCAAIFLINAGLVWMLPWSETLVDRNGTNLSNSSSESCHDNHCRRSVLNGNHAKKHPPVLSGEYEVSSRASGWDSDRWRGLSLLQPAWRQVSSVGSKIHMVASSDMWDVFLVRLLMAIAIMLYYSNFSLALEERFSLKPKVTGYLISYSSTLGALAGFLVGPVTQLYKNNMPALLLHSTVLTCSLIFLYAAAPSVWQVLLTSTFFAISTTIGRTCITDLELQRGGVQASGTLIGAGQSVTAVGRVLAPLLSGLAQEFSPCGPPSLGVVLALAAVGLLLNRIPRWDRRRVTRTTKL, from the exons CTGGAGCGACGTGGTGGGGCGGCGGTACTCCCTGCTGACCTGTCTGCTGCTGAGCGCTCTGGGCTACGGCCTTCTCGGGATGTCCACAAGCATTGCTTTATTCGTCCTCGCGCGGATACCTGTGG GGCTGTTCAAGCACTCGCTCTCCATCTGCAGAGCTCTGCTGTCTGACCTGGTGTCAGAGTCAGAGCGCCCTCTGGTGATGGGACACTTTAATGCAGCCTCCAGCGTTGGCTTCATCCTGGGTCCCGTGGTGGGGGGGTATCTTACCGAGCATGAAGGAGGGTTTTACACGTCCTCTTTTACCTGTGCAGCTATCTTTCTCATAAATGCTG GTTTGGTTTGGATGCTTCCATGGAGCGAGACTTTAGTTGACCGGAATGGAACTAACCTCAGCAATAGCAGTTCGGAAAGTTGTCATGACAACCACTGCAGAAGGTCCGTCCTCAATGGCAATCATGCAAAAAAACACCCGCCAGTGTTATCAGGGGAGTACGAGGTATCTTCCAGAGCATCGGGGTGGGACTCCGACAGGTGGAGGGGGCTGTCCCTGCTGCAGCCTGCCTGGAGACAAGTGTCCTCGGTGGGCTCAAAGATCCACATGGTGGCGTCCTCTGACATGTGGGACGTCTTCCTTGTCCGTCTCCTGATGGCCATAGCCATCATGCTGTACTACAGTAACTTCTCTCTAGCCTTGGAGGAACGCTTCTCGCTGAAGCCAAAGGTGACCGGGTATCTAATCAGCTACAGCAGCACGTTAGGCGCCCTGGCGGGGTTTCTGGTGGGGCCAGTCACTCAACTGTATAAGAATAACATGCCTGCGCTGCTGCTTCACTCCACCGTGCTCACCTGCTCCCTCATCTTCCTGTATGCCGCTGCGCCCAGCGTTTGGCAGGTACTGCTCACCTCCACTTTCTTCGCCATCTCCACCACCATCGGGCGCACCTGCATCACCgacctggagctgcagagggGGGGCGTCCAGGCGAGCGGGACTCTGATCGGAGCGGGGCAGTCCGTCACCGCCGTGGGGCGAGTCCTGGCCCCTCTGCTCTCTGGTCTGGCTCAGGAGTTTAGCCCTTGTGGCCCCCCAAGTTTGGGAGTGGTGCTGGCTCTGGCGGCGGTCGGTTTGCTGCTCAACAGAATCCCCAGATGGGACAGAAGAAGGGTGACGAGAACGACCAAACTCTGA